A window of Mycolicibacterium holsaticum DSM 44478 = JCM 12374 genomic DNA:
GTCGAGGCGGTGCGACGGCGCGCCCGCCAAGAACTCGGCCTGTCGTTGGACGCGTTGGAATGCGTGTTGCCGGAGTTTCGCTACCGGGCGGTGGCGGCCGACGGCACCGTGGAGAACGAGATATGTCCGGTGTTCTACGCCCGCACCGCACAAGCCGTGCAGGTCGATCCGGACGAGGTCATGGAGTGGCGATGGGTGCCCTGGCACGAGCTGCGGTCTGCCGCTGCACTGTCGTGGTCGATCAGCCCGTGGGCGGCCGAGCAGGTGCCCCTGCTGGATGCCGCTACGCGCGCGGATCGCCGTTGGGGTTGAGGGCCGAGTGCCGCAGCGCGAAAAGCCGTTCCGCGTAAGCCAAGTCGTCGCGCCATAGCCGGGTCGCGGCCCGCCGCATGAAAGGTGTGACCAACGGCGCGCCGCGCACGGCATGCGCGAAACCCGGGCGGTCGGAGTGGGCGATGACGGCTTCGATCACCGCGGTGCGCGGCAGCCCGTCGGGTCCGTTTCCCAGTGGGGTGGCGTGCGTTTCCACGGTACTTCCGCAGCCCTCCCCGTCGACGATCCGCATCACGATGGTCCGTGGCTCGGGACTGGTGAACTCGGCAACCACCGGGACGCCGAGCCGGCCGATCCGGAAGGTCACCGCAACCAGGAAACGGTCCGAGGTTTCGCACACTTCACCGCTCGCCGGTGGGCTCGACAGCACATCGAGCTTGGTGAACGAGTACGGGTGGAACCAGGAGCCGTGCCACGGATCCATCCGGTTCGCGATGACGTCACGTGGTTCGCACGTGCCGACGAGGCGGGTGACGGCGTGCATCCGGGCTCCGTCGGGACGTTCGGGAACCACCGGCGACTCGGTCGGCGTCTGCCTGCCGACGGCGTCGAGGCGCACCCACGCCAGCACACCGTCGTCGTATGCGGGGTACGGGGCCCAACCCAACTGGCACCCGCCTGACAGTCGCAGCCCGTGCCAGGAGCAGACCAGCACACCGTCGTCGACCTTTCCGGTCGACAGGTCGGCGCCCAGATGCGGACAGGCGCCCGGGCCGACATGCAAGGTGCTGTCGGCCCCGCGCCAAGCCACCAGCTCGTTTCCGGCGACGACCGCACCCACCGGACGGGTGCGAATGCTCTCGCTGGCGCCGAACGCATACCAGTTACCGCTGGGCCGGGCCTGTGAGCGCCGCAACGCAGCGCCGATGACGGCAGGGGCCGCGTCGCGGTACGTGGGCCGCTGCGCCGACCACCGCGACGGCGGAAGCAGCTCAAAAGGCCAGGTTTTCGACAGTTTCGATCGCATCTCAGCCAGCACGCTCATCGCTGATGCCCCTTTCCCTCGAGGCAAGGCGGCGCAGGACCGCCGAGCGTCCGTGCACCGGCACGGTGTGCAGGGTGTGCCCCGTGATGCCGAACCGCTCCAGCAGGCGGTTGGCCGCCGCCCATCCCGTCGTTGCGGCGCGTTCCATCAGGGCCACCGGCAGGTCGATGCGGATGCCGTCACCGGCCAGCACCAGCCCGTCAAGAGGCGTGGTGACACCGGGGCGGGTGGCGAAGTCGCC
This region includes:
- the idi gene encoding isopentenyl-diphosphate Delta-isomerase, encoding MTELTVAASDDLVVLLDEAGREVGSAAKSVVHHRATPLHLGFSCYVFDADDRVLLTRRALGKLTWPGVWSNSFCGHPAPGEPVVEAVRRRARQELGLSLDALECVLPEFRYRAVAADGTVENEICPVFYARTAQAVQVDPDEVMEWRWVPWHELRSAAALSWSISPWAAEQVPLLDAATRADRRWG
- a CDS encoding DUF5914 domain-containing protein, giving the protein MSVLAEMRSKLSKTWPFELLPPSRWSAQRPTYRDAAPAVIGAALRRSQARPSGNWYAFGASESIRTRPVGAVVAGNELVAWRGADSTLHVGPGACPHLGADLSTGKVDDGVLVCSWHGLRLSGGCQLGWAPYPAYDDGVLAWVRLDAVGRQTPTESPVVPERPDGARMHAVTRLVGTCEPRDVIANRMDPWHGSWFHPYSFTKLDVLSSPPASGEVCETSDRFLVAVTFRIGRLGVPVVAEFTSPEPRTIVMRIVDGEGCGSTVETHATPLGNGPDGLPRTAVIEAVIAHSDRPGFAHAVRGAPLVTPFMRRAATRLWRDDLAYAERLFALRHSALNPNGDPRA